The following proteins are co-located in the Cupriavidus pauculus genome:
- the ssuC gene encoding aliphatic sulfonate ABC transporter permease SsuC: MTDSRPNKRPGLGQAVAPWVVPVLLIVAWQAASQLGWLSSRVLPAPLAVVEAGWSLAKSGELWRHVWVSTWRALIGLAVGGGLGLVLGLLTGTFRTAATLLDSTLQMVRNIPTLALIPLVILWFGIDETAKLFLVALGVFFPVYLNTYHGIRAVDPALVEMARSYGLSGFRLYREVILPGALPNILVGVRFSLGLMWVILIVAETISAQSGIGYMTMNAREFLQTDVVLVGILLYALLGKLADVLSRGLERFWLRWHPGYQAN; this comes from the coding sequence ATGACCGATTCCCGACCGAACAAGCGGCCCGGACTGGGCCAGGCCGTGGCGCCGTGGGTGGTGCCCGTGCTGCTGATCGTGGCGTGGCAGGCCGCGTCGCAACTGGGCTGGCTGTCGAGCCGCGTGCTGCCCGCGCCGCTGGCCGTGGTGGAGGCCGGCTGGTCGCTGGCGAAGTCCGGCGAGCTCTGGCGCCATGTCTGGGTCAGCACGTGGCGCGCGCTGATCGGGCTGGCCGTGGGCGGCGGGCTGGGGCTGGTGCTCGGGCTGCTGACCGGCACGTTCCGCACGGCGGCCACGCTGCTCGACAGCACGCTGCAGATGGTGCGCAACATCCCCACGCTGGCGCTGATCCCGCTGGTGATCCTGTGGTTCGGCATCGACGAGACGGCCAAGCTGTTCCTGGTGGCGCTGGGCGTGTTCTTCCCGGTGTACCTGAATACCTACCACGGCATCCGCGCGGTGGACCCGGCGCTGGTCGAGATGGCGCGCAGCTACGGCCTGTCCGGCTTCCGGCTGTACCGCGAGGTGATCCTGCCCGGCGCGCTGCCGAACATCCTCGTGGGCGTGCGGTTCTCGCTGGGCCTGATGTGGGTGATCCTGATCGTGGCGGAAACCATCTCGGCGCAGTCGGGCATCGGCTACATGACGATGAACGCGCGCGAATTCCTGCAGACCGACGTCGTGCTGGTCGGCATCCTGCTCTACGCGCTGCTGGGCAAGCTGGCCGACGTGCTGTCGCGCGGGCTTGAACGGTTCTGGCTGCGCTGGCACCCCGGCTACCAGGCCAACTAG